The following proteins are encoded in a genomic region of Planctomycetia bacterium:
- the truB gene encoding tRNA pseudouridine(55) synthase TruB — translation MTSTSPCGLLIIDKPVGMTSRMTVDFVERPLRPVKVGHAGTLDPLAQGVMVLCVGAATRLIDYVHRLPKRYLATFRFGVSSPTLDLESVPVELPDAPRPTREQLEQALGAFRGTIQQRPPDFSAAWVQGKRAYELARRGDDVQLAARTITIHAISLTRYEYPEADFDVTCSTGTYIRSLGCDIATGLGTAAVMTSLERTSIGPFERTSALPAQRMSRDKILERLRSGAEALPDMPRHVATAVERDLIAHGRFVALDQPAGISELAAIDESGALLAILHRSENGWRPKPNLIGVQ, via the coding sequence ATGACTTCGACTTCTCCCTGCGGATTGCTGATCATCGACAAGCCGGTCGGTATGACCTCGCGGATGACAGTCGATTTCGTCGAGCGCCCACTGCGTCCGGTGAAAGTCGGGCATGCCGGAACGCTCGATCCCTTGGCCCAGGGCGTGATGGTCCTGTGCGTCGGCGCGGCGACGCGCCTGATCGACTACGTTCACCGGCTCCCCAAGCGCTACCTGGCGACGTTCCGCTTCGGCGTCAGCAGTCCGACGCTCGATCTGGAGTCCGTTCCCGTCGAGTTGCCCGATGCTCCGCGGCCGACGCGGGAACAGCTCGAACAAGCGCTCGGCGCGTTTCGCGGCACGATCCAGCAGCGCCCGCCGGATTTTTCCGCCGCCTGGGTGCAAGGCAAGCGGGCGTATGAATTGGCGCGGCGCGGCGACGACGTCCAGCTCGCCGCGCGGACGATCACGATCCATGCGATTAGCCTGACGCGGTACGAGTATCCCGAAGCCGATTTCGACGTCACGTGCAGCACTGGCACTTACATCCGCTCGCTGGGCTGCGACATCGCGACGGGGCTCGGCACTGCCGCGGTAATGACCTCGCTTGAGCGCACGTCGATCGGCCCCTTCGAGCGAACGAGTGCGCTCCCGGCGCAACGCATGTCGCGTGACAAGATCCTGGAACGCTTGCGTTCCGGCGCCGAAGCCTTACCAGACATGCCGCGCCACGTGGCCACCGCCGTGGAACGCGACCTCATCGCGCACGGAAGATTCGTGGCGCTCGATCAGCCCGCCGGCATCTCGGAGCTCGCCGCTATCGACGAATCCGGCGCACTCCTGGCAATCCTCCACCGCTCCGAAAATGGCTGGCGGCCGAAGCCCAATCTGATCGGCGTGCAGTAA
- the cax gene encoding calcium/proton exchanger: protein MSGFWKQLAKPSLNWLLVFFPISIALEVAHGQGAAWASSTMIFAAAAIAIIPVAGWMGHATEHLASRLGEGVGGLLNATFGNAAELIIAVMALVEATRHPEKVASMHAIIKASLTGSIIGNILLVLGAALLAGGIKYKIQRFSPLATRTAATLMTLAIIALTGPTLLARFVPAYAGEIHSVQVEHLSLEVAVILLVVYALSLFFTLHTHKQLYSSGEAVEEAGIDDPVAVEAAHDRHAPWSVRKAMAVLIGATVCVAVLAELMVGSVEEASHAIGLTELFVGVIVVAIVGNAAEHSTAVLVALRNRMDLSLSIAIGSSIQIALFVAPALVWISYFMGVPMDLVFTVPEIVAMALAVTITAQIAGDGESNWLEGVLLLVVYVLLGALFYYLPAEAHEVVPSVTALLGKFTCAAC, encoded by the coding sequence ATGTCTGGATTCTGGAAGCAGTTGGCCAAGCCGTCGCTGAATTGGCTGCTGGTGTTTTTTCCGATCTCGATCGCGCTTGAGGTCGCCCACGGACAGGGCGCCGCGTGGGCGTCTTCGACGATGATTTTCGCCGCCGCCGCGATCGCGATCATTCCGGTCGCCGGCTGGATGGGGCACGCCACGGAGCATCTGGCCTCGCGTCTTGGCGAGGGCGTCGGCGGGCTGTTGAACGCCACGTTCGGGAACGCTGCCGAGTTGATCATCGCCGTGATGGCGCTTGTCGAGGCCACGCGCCATCCTGAGAAAGTGGCATCGATGCACGCCATCATCAAGGCGTCGCTGACCGGGTCGATTATCGGCAACATTTTGCTGGTGCTGGGCGCCGCGTTGTTGGCCGGCGGCATCAAGTACAAGATTCAACGTTTCAGCCCGTTGGCGACGCGCACCGCGGCGACGTTGATGACACTGGCAATTATCGCCCTGACAGGTCCAACGTTGCTGGCGCGGTTCGTGCCAGCCTACGCGGGAGAGATTCACAGCGTCCAGGTCGAACATTTAAGCCTGGAAGTAGCCGTGATCCTGCTCGTGGTCTACGCCCTGAGCCTGTTCTTCACGCTGCACACGCACAAGCAGCTTTACAGCAGCGGCGAGGCGGTTGAGGAGGCGGGCATCGACGATCCGGTCGCGGTCGAAGCGGCGCACGACCGTCACGCGCCCTGGTCGGTCCGCAAAGCGATGGCGGTCCTCATCGGGGCCACCGTCTGTGTGGCGGTGCTGGCAGAGTTGATGGTCGGCAGCGTCGAGGAGGCCAGCCACGCGATCGGTCTCACGGAGTTGTTTGTCGGCGTGATCGTCGTGGCGATCGTCGGCAACGCGGCGGAACATAGCACCGCGGTGCTCGTCGCGCTGCGCAATCGGATGGACTTGAGCTTGTCGATCGCCATCGGATCGTCGATTCAGATCGCGCTCTTCGTCGCGCCGGCGCTGGTCTGGATCAGCTATTTCATGGGCGTGCCGATGGACCTGGTGTTCACCGTGCCGGAAATCGTGGCGATGGCGCTCGCGGTGACGATCACCGCCCAAATCGCCGGCGACGGCGAAAGCAACTGGCTCGAAGGCGTGTTGCTACTCGTGGTGTATGTGCTGCTCGGGGCGCTGTTCTATTATTTGCCGGCCGAAGCCCACGAAGTCGTGCCTTCCGTCACGGCGCTACTGGGCAAATTCACGTGCGCGGCATGCTGA